A window of the Williamsia phyllosphaerae genome harbors these coding sequences:
- a CDS encoding putative quinol monooxygenase, translating into MILIVVKFETKPEFTDRWPELVAEFTANTRGEEGNLFFDWARSLDNPNEYVLTEGFADDAAEAHVGSDHFQKAVSELPQYLAHTPKIISEKIGAEGWGPMGEMQVD; encoded by the coding sequence ATGATTTTGATCGTCGTGAAATTCGAGACGAAGCCCGAGTTCACGGACCGGTGGCCCGAGCTGGTCGCCGAGTTCACCGCGAACACCCGCGGCGAGGAGGGCAACCTGTTCTTCGACTGGGCGCGCAGCCTCGACAACCCGAACGAATACGTCCTCACCGAGGGCTTCGCCGACGACGCCGCCGAGGCACACGTCGGTAGCGATCATTTCCAGAAGGCCGTCTCCGAGCTGCCGCAGTACCTGGCGCACACACCGAAGATCATCAGCGAGAAGATCGGCGCAGAGGGCTGGGGTCCGATGGGCGAGATGCAGGTCGACTGA
- a CDS encoding NAD(P)-dependent alcohol dehydrogenase, producing MRAVQVVGYHQKLEMTELPIPTPSGPFDVVVKIGGAGVCRTDLHILEGQWAEKSQVTLPYTIGHENAGWVAAVGSAVTNVAEGDKVILHPLITCGLCRACRSGDDVHCEVNQFPGIDTNGGYAEYIKTSARSVVKIDDALEPADVAALADAGLTAYHAAAKAAKRLTPRDKCVVIGAGGLGHIGIQVLKALTPAELIVVDRNEQALKLAESIGADRGIVADGTQVEQILEMTGGNGAEVVIDFVGENGTTAEGLAMTRPAGDYHIVGYGENIDVPSIDLISAEKNIVGNLVGSYNDLCDLMQLAARGAVNLHTAKYSLDDFQSAIDDLDAGNVRGRAILTP from the coding sequence GCTACCACCAGAAACTCGAGATGACCGAGCTCCCGATCCCCACCCCGAGCGGACCGTTCGACGTGGTGGTGAAGATCGGAGGGGCCGGCGTCTGCCGTACCGATCTGCACATCCTCGAGGGCCAGTGGGCCGAGAAATCCCAGGTGACGCTCCCGTACACGATCGGACACGAGAACGCCGGCTGGGTCGCAGCGGTCGGCTCTGCGGTCACCAACGTGGCCGAGGGCGACAAGGTGATCCTGCACCCGCTCATCACGTGCGGCCTGTGCCGGGCCTGCCGGTCCGGCGACGACGTGCACTGCGAGGTCAACCAGTTCCCCGGGATCGACACCAACGGTGGCTACGCGGAGTACATCAAGACCTCGGCACGCAGTGTCGTCAAAATCGACGACGCACTCGAGCCCGCTGATGTGGCGGCGCTCGCAGATGCCGGGCTCACCGCGTACCACGCGGCGGCCAAGGCCGCGAAGCGGCTCACCCCTCGCGACAAATGCGTGGTGATCGGCGCAGGAGGACTGGGGCACATCGGGATCCAGGTTCTCAAAGCTCTGACTCCCGCCGAACTGATCGTCGTCGACCGCAACGAACAGGCGCTGAAGTTGGCGGAATCCATCGGCGCCGACCGAGGGATCGTGGCCGACGGCACCCAGGTGGAGCAGATCCTGGAGATGACGGGCGGGAACGGTGCCGAGGTCGTGATCGACTTCGTCGGCGAAAACGGAACGACCGCAGAGGGTCTGGCGATGACACGGCCAGCGGGCGATTATCACATCGTCGGGTACGGCGAGAACATCGACGTCCCGTCCATCGATCTGATCTCGGCCGAGAAGAACATCGTGGGCAACCTGGTCGGCTCGTACAACGATCTGTGCGACCTGATGCAGCTGGCGGCGCGCGGCGCGGTGAACCTCCACACCGCGAAATACTCGCTCGACGACTTCCAGAGTGCGATCGACGATCTCGACGCCGGCAACGTCCGTGGTCGCGCCATCCTCACCCCGTGA